In Chitinophaga sp. HK235, a single window of DNA contains:
- the prmA gene encoding 50S ribosomal protein L11 methyltransferase, protein MSHIAITLQASEEQTDLLIAQLSEIGFEGFEEQPDQLVAYIPEADFDEAALQAVILPYGITYTKETIQQTNWNALWESNFEPVQVDAFCGIRASFHPPFTPAPAYEIVITPKMSFGTGHHATTSSMIRLMQEISFEGKRVFDFGTGTGILAILADMMGAAEVDAIDYDEWAVNNTIENIATNQTQHTKVWQADNLDAVTGPYDIVLANINLNVLLRFMSDIRRLLVPGGILLLSGIMPSDEEQILASAIPAGFSLKEKIEKNNWLALRLEANQQK, encoded by the coding sequence ATGTCACATATTGCTATTACGCTGCAGGCCAGTGAAGAACAGACTGACCTATTGATTGCACAGTTGTCAGAGATTGGTTTTGAGGGGTTTGAGGAGCAGCCGGACCAGTTGGTTGCCTATATTCCGGAAGCAGATTTTGATGAAGCAGCATTGCAGGCGGTAATATTACCTTACGGTATCACCTATACGAAAGAAACAATTCAGCAGACTAACTGGAATGCACTGTGGGAGAGCAATTTCGAACCTGTACAGGTAGACGCTTTTTGCGGTATCAGGGCCTCTTTTCATCCGCCGTTTACACCGGCGCCGGCCTATGAAATAGTGATTACACCCAAGATGTCGTTTGGTACAGGACATCACGCCACTACTTCTTCCATGATCCGGCTGATGCAGGAAATATCATTTGAAGGGAAACGCGTATTTGATTTTGGCACCGGCACCGGTATCCTGGCCATCCTGGCAGACATGATGGGCGCGGCTGAAGTGGATGCCATTGATTATGATGAATGGGCAGTGAACAATACCATAGAGAACATAGCAACCAACCAGACCCAACATACAAAGGTATGGCAGGCAGATAACCTGGATGCTGTGACCGGCCCTTATGATATTGTGCTCGCTAATATTAATCTGAATGTGTTGCTGCGGTTTATGAGTGATATACGCCGGTTGCTGGTACCCGGCGGTATACTGTTGCTGAGCGGTATTATGCCGTCTGATGAAGAACAGATCCTTGCATCAGCAATCCCGGCTGGCTTCTCCCTGAAAGAAAAAATAGAGAAGAACAACTGGCTGGCTCTGCGATTGGAGGCAAATCAGCAGAAATAG
- a CDS encoding polyribonucleotide nucleotidyltransferase: MNLTPISVKFDIGDGRMVTIETGKLARQADGAVTVRLGNAILLATVVANKEPKPGQSFFPLTVDYQEKFASAGRIPGSFFKREGRLSDSEVLISRLIDRALRPLFPDNYLCEVQVLVTLISSDPEVMPDALACLAASAALAVSDVPIQEIISEVRVARINGQYLINPNRSDLANADMDFIIGATEKNIMMVEGESKECQEEDLIAAIEAAHAAIRIQVKAQEELRDLKGVKGKREYTQPHQNEELNAKVIAFAKDKIYQVAKSASAKHDRSDAFKKIAEELKEHLGELPEEDAPLVGEYFHDLEKEVIRNMILDESIRLDGRSLDQVRPLAMETDILPSPHGSALFTRGETQSLTTVTLGTPEDELLIESAAVSNYTKFILHYNFPPFSTGEVKMMRGPGRREVGHGNLAMRSLKQMMPGSEYPYTVRVVSDILESNGSSSMATVCAGSLALMDAGVPLPKHVSGVAMGLISRSSDGKWAVLTDILGDEDHLGDMDFKVTGTRDGIVGIQMDIKVDGLSMDVMRSALAQAQKGRLHIIEAMYASVPAARPEPKPHAPRMEKIIIDREFIGAVIGPGGKIIQEIQRETGTTINIEEVGETGEVSIFSAQKEGLDKAVKWVKGIVAVPEVGEVYESVVKSIMPYGAFVEFMPGKQGLLHISEVSWKRLETMEGVLTEGEVVKVKLTGTDPKTGKFKLSRKVLIPKPEGYVERPEREEGDRREHRGDRDRGGDRGRDRGPRDDRRGGGDRRDRGPRDDRGGDRGPRFQDRPEKPQEPTFDEE, translated from the coding sequence TAGGAGACGGTCGTATGGTGACCATCGAAACCGGTAAATTGGCCCGTCAGGCTGATGGTGCGGTTACGGTGCGTTTAGGGAATGCAATTCTGCTGGCCACTGTGGTAGCGAATAAAGAACCCAAACCAGGCCAGTCCTTCTTCCCGCTTACTGTTGACTACCAGGAAAAATTTGCTTCCGCCGGCCGCATACCCGGTTCCTTCTTCAAGCGTGAAGGCAGACTATCCGATTCTGAGGTCCTGATCTCCCGTCTGATAGACCGTGCATTACGCCCTCTGTTCCCCGACAACTATCTCTGCGAAGTACAGGTACTTGTAACCCTGATTTCCTCTGATCCTGAAGTAATGCCAGATGCACTGGCCTGTCTGGCTGCCTCTGCAGCACTGGCCGTTTCTGACGTTCCCATCCAGGAGATCATCTCTGAAGTAAGGGTAGCCCGCATCAATGGTCAATATCTAATCAACCCTAACCGTTCCGATCTGGCCAATGCCGATATGGACTTCATCATCGGTGCTACTGAAAAGAACATCATGATGGTGGAAGGGGAAAGTAAAGAATGCCAGGAAGAAGACCTGATCGCCGCTATTGAGGCTGCACACGCTGCTATCAGAATTCAGGTGAAAGCTCAGGAAGAACTGCGCGATCTGAAAGGTGTTAAAGGCAAACGTGAATACACCCAGCCACACCAGAATGAAGAACTCAATGCAAAAGTGATCGCTTTTGCCAAAGATAAAATCTACCAGGTAGCTAAATCTGCTTCTGCCAAACATGACCGCAGCGATGCGTTCAAGAAGATCGCAGAAGAACTGAAAGAGCACCTGGGCGAACTGCCGGAAGAAGATGCGCCACTGGTAGGCGAATACTTCCACGACCTGGAAAAAGAAGTGATCCGCAACATGATCCTGGACGAATCCATCCGCCTGGATGGCCGTTCCCTGGACCAGGTTCGTCCGCTGGCAATGGAAACAGATATTCTGCCTTCTCCGCACGGATCTGCCCTGTTTACCCGTGGTGAAACACAGTCACTGACTACCGTTACCCTGGGTACTCCAGAAGATGAGCTGCTGATTGAAAGCGCTGCTGTCTCCAATTATACCAAATTCATCCTGCACTACAACTTCCCGCCTTTCTCTACCGGTGAAGTAAAAATGATGCGCGGCCCCGGCCGTCGTGAAGTAGGACACGGTAACCTGGCCATGCGCTCACTGAAGCAGATGATGCCAGGATCTGAATATCCTTACACCGTAAGGGTAGTGTCTGATATCCTCGAATCCAATGGTTCTTCCTCCATGGCTACCGTATGTGCCGGTTCACTGGCACTGATGGACGCTGGTGTTCCGCTGCCTAAGCACGTTTCCGGTGTGGCAATGGGTCTGATCTCCCGTTCCTCCGATGGTAAATGGGCGGTACTGACCGACATCCTGGGCGATGAAGACCACCTGGGTGATATGGACTTTAAAGTAACCGGTACCCGCGACGGTATCGTTGGTATCCAGATGGATATCAAAGTTGACGGCCTCAGCATGGACGTTATGCGCTCCGCACTGGCACAAGCCCAGAAAGGACGCCTGCACATCATCGAAGCGATGTATGCTTCCGTACCTGCTGCCCGTCCTGAACCTAAACCACATGCACCACGCATGGAGAAGATCATCATCGACCGTGAATTTATCGGTGCGGTGATCGGACCAGGTGGTAAGATCATACAGGAAATCCAGCGCGAAACCGGTACTACCATCAACATTGAAGAGGTAGGCGAAACCGGCGAAGTAAGCATCTTCTCTGCTCAGAAAGAAGGTCTGGATAAAGCCGTGAAATGGGTTAAAGGTATCGTGGCCGTTCCTGAAGTAGGAGAGGTGTACGAATCTGTGGTAAAATCCATCATGCCTTATGGCGCCTTCGTAGAGTTTATGCCTGGCAAACAAGGTTTGCTGCATATCTCCGAAGTTTCCTGGAAACGCCTGGAAACTATGGAAGGTGTGCTGACTGAAGGTGAAGTGGTAAAAGTGAAACTCACCGGTACCGATCCTAAAACCGGTAAGTTCAAGCTGAGCCGCAAAGTGCTGATCCCTAAACCAGAAGGTTATGTAGAAAGACCGGAAAGGGAAGAAGGTGACAGACGTGAACACCGCGGCGATCGTGATCGTGGTGGTGACCGTGGACGTGACCGCGGCCCTCGCGATGACAGACGTGGTGGTGGCGACAGACGTGACCGTGGTCCTCGTGATGACCGTGGCGGAGACCGTGGCCCTCGTTTCCAGGACCGTCCTGAAAAACCACAGGAGCCTACCTTCGACGAAGAATAA
- a CDS encoding O-methyltransferase, translated as MSLAQQYKLATKYLRYYFTAGNRHDVHSPFVFSLVEDVLRDKTPHAAFGEIEQLRKQLLASQETLQVTDLGAGSLISAGNERKVSDITRYAAKQPKFGRLFYRLVQYLQPKVLLELGTSMGLSTAYMAKAAPDAKVYTIEGCPNIAGRARKNFETLHLDNIVQVTGNFDTVLPDVLREIKQPDWVYIDGNHRKEPTLAYFEQCLQHVHEYSLLIFDDIHWTPDMEAAWHTIQQHPQVTMTIDLFFIGLVFFRKDFKIKQHFTLKY; from the coding sequence GTGAGTTTAGCGCAGCAGTATAAATTAGCCACCAAATATCTGCGGTATTATTTTACCGCCGGAAACCGTCATGATGTTCACTCTCCTTTTGTATTTTCTCTGGTAGAGGACGTATTACGGGATAAAACCCCGCATGCCGCATTCGGCGAAATTGAGCAGCTGCGCAAACAATTGCTGGCCAGCCAGGAAACCCTGCAGGTGACCGACCTGGGGGCTGGCTCTCTGATATCAGCCGGTAATGAACGAAAAGTCAGCGACATCACACGATATGCTGCCAAACAGCCCAAATTCGGGCGTTTGTTCTACCGGCTGGTACAATACCTTCAACCAAAAGTATTGCTTGAATTAGGTACTTCTATGGGCCTTTCCACGGCTTATATGGCCAAGGCAGCACCGGATGCCAAAGTGTATACCATAGAAGGCTGTCCGAATATCGCGGGCAGAGCCCGCAAAAACTTCGAAACCCTCCATCTGGATAACATCGTTCAGGTGACGGGCAACTTTGACACGGTATTACCCGATGTGCTCCGCGAGATAAAACAACCGGATTGGGTGTACATAGATGGTAATCACCGCAAAGAGCCTACCCTGGCCTATTTTGAACAGTGCCTGCAACATGTGCACGAATACTCCCTCCTGATCTTCGACGATATCCACTGGACACCCGATATGGAAGCCGCCTGGCACACCATACAGCAACATCCGCAGGTGACCATGACCATCGACCTGTTCTTCATCGGCCTGGTATTTTTCCGAAAGGATTTTAAAATCAAACAACATTTCACCTTGAAATACTAG
- a CDS encoding TolC family protein, giving the protein MNKRIYHYALATCLVAGAGACTTQKELRMPERVSVPVTSASGTDTLSLQHFDQVFQDPHLKALVDSALAHNYDLLSASRRVAAAQANLMMARNAWLPSVNLSLTAGVDHFADYTMTGVGNFDTNKSPNINSDQRAPDPTPEYFAGIRSSWEIDLWGKLKQQRKATYARFLASQEGRRLLTTQIVAGVTGLYYELLAMDSELAIIRRNIRLQEAAVATVNIQKEAGRATELAVQQFTAQLLSTQALEYGVKQEIAALENQLNALMGRLPQPITRSTTRDSVTLPPTVPAAIPGNLLLLRPDVQRAELELSAAQADVKAARAAFLPGLTITPYAGFNAFKAGLLFKTPASVAWGALGSLTAPVFNKKQLKAQYNISTASAYTAFYDYQQAIVNGYQEVATALNKVENQQQTFALKTKEVQVLQQAVSTANILFTTGYANYLEVITAQKNVLEAELALVTTRRNVYQGLVSLYRALGGNQ; this is encoded by the coding sequence ATGAATAAACGAATATATCATTACGCGCTGGCCACCTGTTTAGTCGCAGGGGCTGGCGCCTGCACCACACAAAAGGAACTGCGGATGCCGGAGCGTGTGTCCGTTCCCGTTACCTCTGCTTCTGGCACCGATACCCTCTCGCTGCAGCATTTCGATCAGGTATTCCAGGACCCTCACCTGAAGGCCCTGGTAGACAGTGCCCTGGCCCACAACTACGACCTGCTCTCCGCCTCCCGGCGTGTGGCCGCCGCTCAGGCCAATCTGATGATGGCCAGAAATGCCTGGCTGCCTTCCGTCAATCTGTCGCTGACAGCCGGTGTAGACCACTTCGCAGATTACACCATGACCGGCGTCGGTAACTTCGATACCAACAAATCGCCCAATATCAACAGCGACCAGCGGGCTCCTGACCCTACCCCGGAATATTTCGCGGGTATCCGCAGCTCCTGGGAGATAGACCTCTGGGGCAAACTGAAACAACAGCGTAAGGCCACCTACGCGCGCTTCCTCGCCAGCCAGGAAGGACGACGCCTGCTCACCACACAGATCGTGGCCGGCGTAACAGGGCTCTATTACGAACTGCTGGCCATGGACAGCGAACTGGCCATCATCCGGCGAAATATCCGCTTACAGGAAGCTGCTGTGGCTACGGTCAACATACAAAAAGAAGCCGGACGAGCCACCGAACTGGCCGTTCAGCAGTTCACCGCACAGCTGCTGAGCACACAGGCACTGGAATACGGTGTCAAACAGGAAATCGCCGCCCTCGAAAATCAGCTCAACGCACTGATGGGACGCCTGCCACAGCCGATCACACGCAGCACCACCCGGGATTCCGTAACACTCCCGCCCACAGTACCAGCTGCCATACCCGGCAACCTACTGCTGCTCCGGCCTGACGTACAACGGGCCGAACTGGAGCTGAGCGCCGCCCAGGCAGACGTTAAAGCCGCCAGGGCAGCCTTTCTCCCAGGACTCACCATCACACCCTACGCCGGCTTTAATGCCTTCAAAGCAGGACTGCTCTTTAAAACACCTGCCTCCGTGGCCTGGGGAGCCCTGGGAAGCCTGACAGCGCCCGTCTTCAACAAAAAACAACTGAAAGCACAATACAACATCTCTACCGCCAGCGCCTATACGGCTTTTTATGATTACCAGCAGGCCATCGTAAACGGTTACCAGGAAGTGGCCACAGCCCTCAACAAAGTGGAGAACCAGCAACAAACTTTTGCGCTTAAAACCAAAGAAGTACAGGTGCTGCAGCAGGCCGTATCCACCGCCAATATCCTGTTTACCACCGGTTACGCCAACTACCTGGAGGTAATCACCGCCCAGAAAAACGTACTGGAAGCAGAACTGGCCCTGGTGACCACCCGCAGGAACGTGTACCAGGGACTGGTGTCGTTGTACAGGGCATTAGGAGGTAACCAATGA
- a CDS encoding prolyl oligopeptidase family serine peptidase: MNYLRLLFYCCLLAAGLPMSAQQAQAQDLSAYSYQTYYHKGDTLRYRLLLPANYDRHKKYPLIVFLHGIGERGYDNNAQLLHGGTMFLRDSLRNKYPAFVLIPQCPSTTTWAPMILKTDSNHRIISGTYPIDGEMPTPTALLNKVLDSLLASGKIDTKRVYIGGLSMGGMGTFYMITKRPELFAAAFPICGAGNVDAANRFAGKVPIWIFHGGADAIVPVEASRAYETKLKALGAEVKYTEYPGVGHNSWDNVFVEPELFQWLFQHKRNR; the protein is encoded by the coding sequence ATGAACTACCTCAGACTACTATTTTATTGCTGCCTGCTGGCAGCGGGGTTACCTATGTCTGCCCAACAAGCCCAGGCCCAGGATCTCAGCGCTTACAGTTATCAAACCTATTATCACAAAGGCGATACCCTGCGTTATCGCTTGCTGCTGCCGGCCAACTACGACCGCCACAAAAAATATCCGCTGATTGTATTCCTTCATGGTATAGGAGAAAGAGGGTATGATAACAATGCCCAGCTTTTGCATGGTGGTACCATGTTCCTGCGCGACAGCCTGCGCAACAAATACCCCGCCTTTGTACTGATACCTCAATGCCCGTCGACTACCACCTGGGCGCCCATGATCCTAAAAACAGACAGCAACCACAGAATCATCAGCGGCACCTACCCAATAGATGGAGAGATGCCGACACCCACTGCTTTGCTGAATAAAGTACTGGACAGCCTGCTGGCCTCCGGCAAAATAGACACCAAAAGAGTATACATCGGTGGCCTTTCCATGGGTGGTATGGGCACTTTCTACATGATCACCAAAAGACCGGAACTGTTTGCTGCCGCCTTTCCCATCTGTGGTGCGGGCAACGTAGATGCTGCCAACCGCTTCGCCGGTAAAGTCCCCATCTGGATCTTCCATGGCGGTGCCGACGCAATAGTGCCTGTAGAAGCATCCCGTGCCTATGAAACCAAACTGAAAGCCCTCGGCGCTGAAGTCAAATACACGGAGTATCCTGGTGTAGGCCACAACAGCTGGGATAATGTTTTTGTGGAACCGGAATTGTTTCAGTGGTTGTTCCAACACAAACGGAACCGCTGA
- a CDS encoding glycosyltransferase family 2 protein, translating into MLNNKKIVVVLPAYNAALTLEKTFREIPFDIVDDVVLVDDASKDETLEVGRKLGIKHLIRHDQNKGYGGNQKSCYNKALELGADVVVMLHPDYQYTPKLITAMCSIIANELYPVVFGSRILGKGALKGGMPLYKYVFNRCLTLTQNILIGQKLSEYHTGYRTFSAEVLRNINYMANSDDFVFDNEMISQIFMKGYDIAEITCPTKYFEEASSINFKRSAIYGLGVLRVSLQHRLHMWGMFKGKIY; encoded by the coding sequence ATGCTGAATAACAAAAAGATAGTGGTTGTACTACCAGCCTACAACGCAGCACTAACACTGGAAAAGACGTTCCGGGAAATCCCTTTTGACATCGTAGATGATGTGGTACTGGTGGACGATGCCAGTAAAGATGAAACCCTTGAGGTGGGGAGAAAACTGGGCATCAAACACCTGATCCGCCACGATCAGAACAAAGGTTATGGCGGTAATCAGAAGTCCTGTTACAACAAAGCGCTGGAGCTGGGAGCTGATGTGGTGGTGATGCTTCACCCCGATTATCAGTACACACCCAAGCTGATTACGGCCATGTGCAGCATTATTGCCAATGAATTATATCCGGTGGTTTTTGGTTCCCGTATCCTTGGAAAAGGTGCATTGAAAGGTGGTATGCCGTTGTACAAATATGTTTTCAACCGTTGTCTGACACTTACACAGAATATACTGATCGGGCAGAAACTGAGCGAATACCATACCGGTTACCGTACTTTTTCTGCTGAAGTATTGCGGAATATCAACTACATGGCTAATAGCGATGACTTTGTATTTGATAATGAAATGATTTCGCAGATATTCATGAAAGGGTACGATATTGCGGAAATAACCTGTCCGACCAAATATTTTGAGGAAGCGTCCAGCATTAACTTCAAACGGAGTGCTATCTACGGCCTCGGTGTACTTAGAGTATCCCTGCAGCATCGTCTGCATATGTGGGGTATGTTTAAAGGAAAAATCTATTAA
- a CDS encoding M48 family metallopeptidase, with the protein MKKIALIFTAGIGLLAACSRVPITGRSQLNLLPESTMQSMALQEYQSFLSSNKVVSQTSNKDADMVKRVGQRIANAVTTYMNQHNMGNEIANYKWEFNLVDNKEVNAWCMPGGKVVVYTGLLPVTQNETALACVMGHEIAHAIARHGNERMSQGLIAQGIQVAGTVALGKNPTAVNVFNQAFGIGGNLGVLAFSRQNELEADHLGVIFMAMAGYNPQESIPFWQRMANMSNGQKPPEFMSTHPSDARRVQQLQQLMPEAMQYYKPR; encoded by the coding sequence ATGAAAAAGATCGCACTTATCTTTACTGCCGGCATCGGACTGTTAGCCGCGTGCTCACGTGTGCCCATTACAGGCCGTAGCCAGTTAAACCTTCTCCCCGAAAGCACCATGCAATCCATGGCACTCCAGGAATATCAGTCTTTTCTTTCTTCCAACAAAGTCGTGTCACAAACCTCCAATAAAGATGCGGATATGGTGAAAAGGGTAGGGCAGCGTATCGCTAATGCCGTTACTACCTACATGAACCAGCATAATATGGGTAATGAGATCGCCAATTACAAATGGGAGTTTAACCTGGTAGATAATAAAGAAGTGAATGCCTGGTGTATGCCTGGTGGGAAAGTAGTAGTATATACCGGTTTATTGCCGGTAACACAAAACGAAACCGCACTGGCCTGCGTAATGGGACACGAGATCGCCCACGCTATCGCCCGTCATGGTAACGAACGTATGAGCCAGGGCCTGATTGCACAAGGCATTCAGGTGGCAGGTACAGTAGCGCTGGGTAAAAACCCTACCGCTGTCAATGTCTTTAACCAGGCCTTCGGTATAGGCGGCAACCTGGGCGTCCTGGCCTTCTCCCGCCAAAACGAGCTGGAGGCAGACCACCTGGGCGTCATCTTCATGGCTATGGCCGGATACAATCCACAGGAATCCATTCCTTTCTGGCAACGGATGGCTAATATGAGCAATGGTCAGAAACCACCTGAGTTCATGAGCACGCACCCCAGCGATGCCAGACGTGTACAACAGCTGCAGCAACTGATGCCGGAAGCTATGCAATATTACAAACCGAGATAA
- the plsY gene encoding glycerol-3-phosphate 1-O-acyltransferase PlsY, giving the protein MTEILLLLCAYLIGSVPTAVWVSKGVFGMDIREYGSGNAGATNTFRVLGPKAGTFVMVVDMLKGVLAVRLAYLVSYYHDPEHLTQLVNLQIGLGLTAVVGHIFPIWANFRGGKGIATLFGLVLAIQPLVALCCVGVFLMILFLTRYVSLSSIIASIAFPILILYIFNEPEIFYRIFAIAVALMVVLTHQKNITRLLKGNESKVPLFRNRKEKH; this is encoded by the coding sequence ATGACAGAAATTTTATTGCTTCTTTGTGCTTATCTGATAGGTTCTGTTCCTACGGCGGTATGGGTAAGTAAAGGCGTTTTCGGAATGGACATCAGGGAATATGGCAGCGGCAACGCCGGTGCTACCAACACATTCCGGGTCTTAGGTCCTAAAGCAGGAACTTTTGTGATGGTGGTAGACATGTTGAAAGGTGTACTGGCTGTACGGTTAGCATATCTCGTTTCTTACTATCATGACCCCGAGCACTTAACCCAGCTGGTCAATCTTCAGATCGGCCTGGGACTGACAGCCGTGGTTGGACATATCTTCCCTATCTGGGCAAACTTCAGAGGTGGTAAAGGCATCGCAACACTGTTCGGACTGGTACTGGCTATTCAGCCGCTGGTAGCACTGTGCTGCGTAGGCGTGTTTCTGATGATCCTGTTTCTCACCAGGTACGTATCACTGAGTTCAATTATCGCGAGTATCGCATTTCCTATTTTAATCCTTTATATCTTCAACGAGCCCGAGATATTTTATCGCATTTTTGCAATAGCCGTGGCCTTGATGGTAGTTTTAACGCACCAGAAAAACATTACCCGCCTGTTGAAAGGTAATGAAAGCAAAGTGCCGTTATTCAGGAATAGAAAAGAAAAGCATTAA
- a CDS encoding hydrogen peroxide-inducible genes activator: MTTVQLEYIVAVETYRSFVIAAEKCFVTQPTLSMQIQKLEDELGIKLFDRSKLPVVPTEIGVAVIAQARIIIKENARIREIIADQKKEVQGNLKVGIIPTLAPYLLPRILTGFMKKYPKVKLEIWEYPTEQIIQQLKQELLDCGLLATPLHNPHLEEHPLFYESFVVYAAKSNPLYDKKVVRTDELELKDVWLLNEGHCMRNQVLNICKDRFTMGEHKNLEYNTGSVETLKRMVDLNEGYTILPELSLQDLSTRQLNMVRYFKAPEPVREISLVTHRHFIKQALIEAFKKEILAHVPEKTKIQKNKKVIEIDL, encoded by the coding sequence ATGACAACGGTTCAATTGGAGTATATTGTTGCGGTAGAAACTTACCGGAGTTTTGTAATTGCAGCGGAAAAATGCTTTGTAACCCAGCCTACCCTGAGTATGCAGATTCAGAAGCTGGAAGATGAGTTGGGCATTAAACTATTTGACCGCAGCAAACTGCCCGTAGTACCTACCGAAATAGGAGTTGCCGTCATTGCACAGGCAAGGATCATCATAAAGGAAAATGCCCGTATCCGGGAAATCATTGCCGATCAGAAAAAAGAAGTGCAGGGCAACCTGAAAGTAGGTATCATCCCTACCCTGGCGCCCTATCTGCTGCCACGCATCCTCACGGGTTTCATGAAAAAATACCCGAAAGTAAAACTCGAAATCTGGGAATATCCTACCGAGCAGATTATTCAGCAACTGAAACAGGAACTGCTGGACTGCGGACTGCTGGCCACTCCCCTGCACAATCCGCACCTGGAGGAACATCCCCTGTTTTATGAATCATTTGTGGTATACGCAGCCAAAAGCAATCCGCTTTACGATAAAAAAGTAGTCCGTACCGATGAGCTGGAGCTTAAAGATGTATGGTTACTGAACGAAGGACATTGTATGCGCAATCAGGTGCTTAATATCTGCAAGGATAGATTCACCATGGGTGAGCATAAAAATCTGGAATATAATACCGGTAGTGTGGAAACGCTGAAGCGGATGGTAGACCTGAATGAAGGATACACGATTTTACCGGAGTTGTCGCTGCAAGACCTCTCCACCCGCCAGCTCAATATGGTCAGGTATTTCAAGGCCCCGGAACCGGTGCGGGAGATCAGCCTGGTGACCCATCGTCACTTTATTAAACAGGCGCTGATAGAGGCTTTCAAGAAAGAAATTCTGGCGCATGTGCCGGAGAAAACCAAAATACAGAAGAACAAAAAAGTAATTGAAATAGATCTGTAG